A window of the Chanodichthys erythropterus isolate Z2021 chromosome 21, ASM2448905v1, whole genome shotgun sequence genome harbors these coding sequences:
- the septin9b gene encoding septin 9b isoform X2, which produces MADVGKTPVARSEKTSSDFGYVGIDAILEQMRRKAMKQGFEFNIMVVGQSGLGKSTLMNTLFKSKVSRRSVMTTEEERIPKTIEIKSISHDIEEKGVRMKLTVIDTPGFGDQINNENCWQPIMKFINAQYEQYLQEEINIDRKKRIPDSRVHCCIYFIPPTGHCLRPIDIEFMRHLSKVVNIVPVIAKADTLTLEERDFFKQKIREDLRANEIDIYPQKEFDEDAEDRMINEKIREMIPFAVVGSDQEYQVNGKRLLGRKTRWGTVEVENTAHCEFAYLRDLLIRTHMQNIKDITSSIHYEMYRVRRLNENNTQTNGQQAIHTNGIPEPEVLSHEM; this is translated from the exons ATGGCAGACGTAGGAAAAACGCCTGTGGCACGGAGTGAGAAGACCAGCAGTGATTTTGGCTATGTGGGCATTGATGCCATCTTGGAACAGATGAGGAGGAAGGCCATGAAGCAAGGCTTTGAGTTTAACATCATGGTAGTGG GTCAGAGTGGTCTGGGTAAATCTACACTGATGAACACACTTTTTAAGTCTAAAGTGAGTCGCAGATCGGTGATGACAACAGAGGAAGAGCGAATTCCCAAGACCATCGAAATCAAGTCTATCAGTCATG ATATTGAGGAAAAAGGAGTGAGAATGAAGCTGACCGTCATCGACACACCAGGCTTTGGAGACCAGATAAACAATGAAAACTG TTGGCAGCCCATCATGAAGTTCATTAATGCACAGTACGAACAGTATTTACAGGAAGAGATCAACATCGACAGGAAGAAGAGGATTCCAGACTCAAGAGTCCACTGCTGCATATACTTTATTCCTCCTACTGGACATtg TTTGCGGCCAATTGACATTGAGTTTATGAGACACCTAAGTAAAGTGGTGAACATCGTTCCTGTTATCGCCAAAGCAGACACACTGACCCTGGAGGAGAGAGACTTCTTCAAACAGAAG ATAAGAGAGGACTTGCGAGCCAATGAAATCGACATCTATCCTCAAAAGGAATTTGATGAGGATGCAGAGGACCGAATGATTAATGAGAAGATCAGG GAGATGATCCCGTTTGCTGTGGTGGGAAGTGATCAAGAATATCAGGTCAATGGAAAAAGACTTCTGGGCAGGAAAACAAGATGGGGGACAGTAGAAG TTGAGAATACAGCACACTGCGAGTTTGCCTATTTGCGGGACCTGCTTATCAG AACTCACATGCAGAACATCAAAGATATCACAAGCAGCATCCATTATGAGATGTACCGCGTACGCAGACTCAATGAGaacaacacacaaacaaatggGCAGCAAGCAATCCACACCAATGGCATACCTGAGCCTGAAGTCCTCTCCCACGAGATGTAG